Proteins found in one Thalassomonas actiniarum genomic segment:
- a CDS encoding CDP-glycerol glycerophosphotransferase family protein, whose translation MVLSYYLLKLPYTVIWEVRELFNLNKDVMLYCANALDYQIFASVQKHLPPLKIIAKDKKAQQELAAIGVSSKVYPVFPKGVIMCRQAGYKFPASRMKKVGMRHGAYTFKPFANSKGYNLLDHFYMTSSREVERAQAVGITCAKAVGFPKLDPMFDGSVDTEQLAALAKGAGLDDSKATLLFTATWNDSGVSAISHWYDKLDSLTADYNILVTVHPWTKDEIKQKIKNTKQVFFIDTADIVPYIQLADVCIGDTSSVLAECCALEKDMVTFTVDDGKRTVQEVKQLIKEFSIQIDQFDQLAGAIKQALTKPQHLAQARTKANKIMFDQLDGKAGLRAANYLKELFPQLNQTNN comes from the coding sequence GTGGTTTTATCTTATTACCTGTTAAAGCTTCCCTATACGGTGATCTGGGAAGTACGCGAGTTATTTAACCTCAATAAAGATGTCATGCTTTATTGCGCCAACGCTCTCGACTACCAGATATTCGCATCGGTGCAAAAACATTTGCCGCCGTTAAAAATTATCGCCAAAGACAAAAAAGCCCAGCAAGAGCTCGCGGCGATTGGCGTGTCGTCAAAAGTTTACCCGGTATTTCCCAAAGGGGTGATCATGTGCCGCCAGGCGGGTTATAAATTCCCTGCCTCGCGCATGAAAAAAGTCGGCATGCGCCACGGCGCCTATACCTTTAAGCCTTTTGCCAATAGCAAAGGTTATAATTTATTAGATCATTTCTATATGACCAGCTCCCGGGAAGTAGAGCGGGCACAAGCGGTAGGTATTACCTGCGCCAAAGCGGTAGGTTTTCCAAAGCTCGATCCCATGTTTGACGGCAGCGTCGATACAGAGCAGCTGGCAGCCCTGGCCAAAGGCGCAGGACTGGACGACAGTAAAGCCACTTTGCTGTTTACCGCCACCTGGAATGACTCCGGCGTTTCAGCCATCAGCCACTGGTATGATAAATTAGACAGCTTAACTGCCGATTACAACATCCTGGTCACGGTACATCCCTGGACCAAAGACGAAATCAAACAGAAGATAAAAAATACCAAGCAGGTGTTTTTTATCGATACCGCAGATATCGTGCCTTATATCCAGCTGGCAGATGTCTGTATCGGCGATACCAGCTCGGTATTGGCGGAATGCTGCGCCCTGGAAAAAGATATGGTGACCTTCACCGTAGATGACGGCAAGCGCACGGTACAGGAAGTCAAACAGCTGATCAAAGAATTCAGCATTCAAATCGATCAATTTGATCAGCTAGCCGGGGCTATCAAGCAGGCGTTGACCAAACCACAGCACCTGGCTCAGGCCAGGACTAAAGCCAATAAAATTATGTTCGACCAGCTCGACGGTAAAGCAGGCCTTAGGGCTGCCAATTATTTAAAAGAGCTGTTTCCCCAACTGAACCAGACCAACAACTAA
- a CDS encoding TIGR04211 family SH3 domain-containing protein, with product MKRVSCLLISVLFGLSFPVLAQEESAPQALSSEETPGYIADELIIYMHAGAGNNFRILGSVTAGAQITLTGKKENNYTQIIDSRNRTAWVESKYISEKPGLRFVIAELNEQLTSAADENSQLKRQLDEAQKTIESLNGKSKAIEDETGQLQQQLAVVKEQLKNQDQDIKIEWFKNGAIVLALGLLFGLLIPKLIGGRSNKMDRWT from the coding sequence ATGAAAAGAGTGAGTTGTTTACTTATCAGTGTCCTGTTTGGCTTATCATTTCCCGTGCTGGCCCAAGAAGAAAGCGCTCCACAGGCACTGTCTTCAGAAGAGACCCCGGGTTATATTGCCGATGAGCTTATCATCTATATGCATGCCGGCGCCGGTAATAACTTCAGGATATTAGGCAGCGTCACCGCCGGTGCACAAATCACCCTGACAGGTAAAAAAGAAAACAATTACACGCAAATTATCGACAGCCGCAACAGAACCGCCTGGGTAGAGAGCAAATATATCTCAGAAAAACCCGGACTGCGCTTTGTTATCGCCGAGCTTAACGAACAACTTACCAGTGCCGCCGATGAAAACAGCCAGTTAAAGCGGCAACTCGATGAAGCGCAGAAAACCATTGAAAGCTTAAACGGCAAAAGCAAAGCCATTGAAGACGAAACAGGCCAATTACAACAGCAGCTTGCTGTCGTCAAAGAACAGTTAAAAAACCAGGATCAGGACATCAAAATAGAATGGTTTAAAAATGGCGCCATAGTGCTTGCCCTTGGTCTGCTGTTTGGCTTGCTCATCCCTAAACTTATCGGTGGCCGCAGCAACAAGATGGATCGCTGGACCTAA
- a CDS encoding potassium channel family protein: protein MNTKLTPYSVDEFGVKNYHSGYLLIITLVALYIIIAALSFLLLQFEVSAPDSNIMTYKDAFWTLQMSASTIGFGDHFPVTLGGRIVVGAMFYIGVGMVGFIGAQFIDRFVGFSDTNVKNRELRKQNAEILEHNQQLEKKIDLLADKIELLVTKQSN, encoded by the coding sequence ATGAATACAAAACTTACTCCCTATAGCGTAGATGAATTCGGTGTAAAAAATTATCACTCGGGTTATCTGTTGATTATCACCTTAGTCGCCCTGTATATCATCATTGCCGCGTTGTCGTTTTTACTGCTGCAGTTTGAAGTTTCAGCCCCAGACAGTAATATCATGACCTACAAAGACGCCTTCTGGACCTTGCAAATGAGTGCCAGCACCATAGGTTTTGGTGATCATTTCCCTGTCACCCTGGGGGGAAGAATCGTGGTCGGTGCCATGTTTTATATCGGTGTCGGTATGGTGGGTTTTATCGGTGCACAATTTATCGACCGCTTTGTCGGCTTTTCCGATACCAATGTCAAAAACCGGGAATTACGCAAGCAAAATGCCGAGATACTGGAACATAACCAGCAACTTGAGAAAAAAATAGATCTCCTGGCAGATAAAATAGAGCTCCTGGTAACAAAGCAGTCCAACTAA
- the leuA gene encoding 2-isopropylmalate synthase, producing the protein MDNKVIIFDTTLRDGEQALNASLSVHEKLQIAQAIERLGVDIMEVGFPVSSPGDFESVQQIAKTVKNSRVCALARAVEADIKACADALKPAEAFRIHTFISTSDVHVQQKLRKEFSDIEAMAVHAVKYARRFTDDVEFSCEDAGRTPIDNLCRMVEQAIKAGATTVNIPDTVGYTVPTEFGGIITQLFNRVPNIDQAVISVHCHNDLGLAVANSIAAVQAGVRQIECTVNGIGERAGNCSLEEVAMILKTRESLLGLHTGIQHQEIARTSKLVSHLCNMPVQLNKAIVGGNAFSHSSGIHQDGMLKASNTYEIMTPESVGISKTKLNLTSRSGRHVIKHRMASLGYQDSDYDLEQLYSDFLALADKKGQVFDDDLEALLFNIQQQEMQDFYHIDYLTVQSGSGEFATASIKLASGEEQQIKSATGNGPVDALYRAIKQAVDIEFEVSDYKISNKGAGEDGLGQADIVVTWQGRNFHGFGLATDVIEASGQALIHTLNSIHRAETISALKKEAGAKQSPSSSTHKPQGV; encoded by the coding sequence ATGGATAACAAAGTCATCATATTCGACACCACCTTACGGGACGGTGAACAAGCCTTAAATGCCAGCTTGTCTGTGCATGAAAAACTTCAAATTGCCCAGGCGATTGAACGCTTGGGCGTGGATATCATGGAAGTGGGTTTCCCGGTATCATCTCCCGGTGACTTTGAATCCGTACAACAGATTGCCAAAACCGTAAAAAACTCCCGGGTATGTGCCCTGGCCCGCGCGGTGGAAGCCGATATCAAAGCCTGTGCCGACGCGTTGAAACCCGCCGAAGCGTTTCGAATCCATACCTTTATTTCCACCTCAGACGTGCATGTTCAGCAAAAATTGCGCAAGGAGTTTTCCGATATCGAAGCCATGGCGGTACATGCGGTCAAGTATGCCCGCCGCTTCACCGATGATGTCGAGTTTTCCTGTGAAGATGCCGGACGTACGCCAATCGATAACTTATGCCGCATGGTCGAGCAGGCGATTAAAGCCGGCGCCACTACGGTCAATATTCCCGATACCGTAGGTTATACCGTGCCGACGGAATTTGGCGGTATTATCACACAATTATTCAACCGGGTGCCCAATATCGACCAGGCGGTCATTTCCGTGCATTGCCACAACGACTTAGGCCTGGCGGTAGCCAACTCCATTGCCGCCGTCCAGGCTGGAGTCAGACAAATCGAATGTACCGTCAACGGCATCGGCGAGCGCGCCGGTAACTGTTCACTGGAAGAAGTGGCAATGATCTTAAAAACCCGCGAAAGCCTGTTGGGTTTACACACAGGTATCCAACACCAGGAAATTGCCCGCACCTCCAAACTGGTCAGCCATTTATGCAATATGCCGGTGCAGTTAAATAAAGCCATCGTCGGCGGCAATGCCTTTAGCCACTCATCCGGCATTCACCAGGACGGCATGTTAAAAGCCAGCAATACCTATGAGATCATGACCCCGGAAAGTGTCGGCATCAGCAAAACAAAATTAAATTTAACCTCCCGCAGCGGCCGCCACGTTATCAAACACCGCATGGCCAGCCTGGGTTACCAGGACAGCGATTATGACTTAGAGCAGTTATATAGCGACTTCCTGGCGCTGGCGGATAAAAAAGGCCAGGTCTTTGATGATGACTTAGAAGCGTTATTATTTAATATCCAGCAGCAAGAGATGCAGGACTTTTATCATATCGATTATTTAACGGTGCAATCGGGCAGCGGCGAATTTGCCACCGCCAGTATCAAGCTAGCCTCGGGTGAAGAACAACAAATCAAATCCGCCACCGGCAACGGGCCTGTGGATGCCTTATACCGCGCCATCAAACAGGCGGTGGATATAGAGTTTGAAGTTTCCGATTATAAAATTTCCAATAAAGGCGCCGGGGAGGACGGCCTGGGCCAGGCAGATATCGTCGTCACCTGGCAGGGGCGCAACTTCCACGGTTTTGGTCTGGCGACAGACGTCATCGAAGCCTCGGGGCAGGCGCTGATCCATACGTTAAACAGTATTCATCGCGCGGAAACCATCAGCGCGTTAAAAAAAGAAGCCGGTGCCAAGCAGTCGCCATCCTCTTCAACCCATAAACCACAAGGTGTGTAA
- a CDS encoding PspA/IM30 family protein, whose protein sequence is MSIFKKIMTAIRGGATEVGEAIVDSNSTRIFEQEIRDAEHHLTKAKRDLTGVMAQQMAASREVDRLKREITEHEGYAGQALEKGDESLALAVAEKISTLESELANQQQALDSFDASASRLKELVKKSERQMAEYKRQLSMVKTTESVQKATSAITDNFSSSNSKLLNAKDSLERIKAKQQKFDDQMKAAEVLESENSDSSLAAQLKEAGIGAADNSANSVLDRIKAKQNKS, encoded by the coding sequence ATGAGTATTTTTAAAAAGATAATGACAGCTATTCGAGGTGGCGCGACAGAAGTTGGTGAAGCTATCGTCGATTCGAATTCCACCCGTATTTTTGAACAGGAAATTCGCGATGCCGAGCATCACCTGACCAAAGCCAAACGTGACTTAACCGGCGTCATGGCCCAGCAAATGGCAGCAAGTCGTGAAGTTGACCGCCTTAAGCGCGAGATCACCGAACACGAAGGTTATGCCGGACAGGCCCTGGAAAAAGGCGATGAGTCTCTTGCCCTGGCGGTTGCGGAAAAGATCTCTACGTTAGAGTCTGAGCTGGCCAATCAGCAACAGGCATTAGACAGCTTTGATGCCAGTGCCAGCCGCTTAAAAGAGCTGGTGAAGAAAAGCGAACGCCAGATGGCAGAATACAAACGCCAGCTGTCTATGGTTAAAACCACAGAAAGCGTGCAAAAAGCGACATCGGCTATCACGGATAACTTTTCTTCGAGCAACTCTAAGCTGTTAAATGCCAAAGACTCGTTGGAGCGCATCAAGGCGAAGCAGCAAAAGTTTGATGATCAAATGAAAGCCGCCGAAGTACTTGAGTCAGAAAACAGCGACAGCTCGTTGGCCGCCCAGCTAAAAGAAGCCGGCATCGGCGCTGCGGACAATAGCGCCAACTCGGTATTGGATCGCATTAAAGCGAAACAAAATAAAAGCTAA
- a CDS encoding polyamine aminopropyltransferase, translated as MNEVNSLSSAQASHSKTGSHYLDDVLLILTMAVLAGCGLIYEYLLSHYAGRVLGIMESAIYTMIGLMIVSMGLGAFAARKIACAFKGFVWLEITIALLGSSAIIIISAFIGATQILPQLVSDTFALPPDALPRGGFFKDLSFIAFNSPYFFGVLLGFFIGMEIPLIARIREEIHQKHLKNNLGTIYGADYIGAGIGAAIWVIFLLSIDISEAAALTAALNVLAGGCFIMRYWQKLNWRKTLVALHLALVVMLAVIYQHGNSWLNQMNNLLYLDQVVYSEKTRYQQLTFTQRHMGLEQGDIINFYLNGRLQFSSSDEFIYHGYLVTPVLAASARQENILIIGGGDGLALRDILKWSPENVTLLDLDSQLLELFKQPQQHLPKALAQKVANLNELSLQDPRVEIIQSDAFIAIDNLLSQGKVYDAIIVDLPDPSHPDLNKLYSVNFYARLKQLLAGDGIIGIQSTSPYHAKKSFISIGKTLSAAHFPQVQQYHDNVPSFGEWGWTIAAKMGASPLARLEQQDQLTVPHHWLSLAMIKSAFVFPKDFYLESEQVDVNYLGSHTLYQLHQNAWRDQQGLNEAHLQK; from the coding sequence ATGAATGAAGTAAACAGCCTGAGTTCAGCACAAGCAAGTCACAGCAAAACCGGCAGCCATTATCTCGATGATGTGCTGCTGATCCTCACCATGGCGGTACTCGCCGGCTGCGGCTTAATCTACGAATATCTATTATCCCATTATGCCGGCCGGGTGCTCGGCATCATGGAAAGCGCCATCTATACCATGATAGGCCTGATGATAGTTTCTATGGGCCTGGGGGCTTTTGCCGCCCGTAAAATTGCCTGCGCCTTTAAAGGTTTTGTCTGGCTTGAGATCACTATCGCCCTGCTCGGCAGCTCCGCCATTATCATCATCAGCGCCTTTATCGGCGCCACCCAGATTTTGCCGCAGCTGGTCAGCGATACCTTTGCCCTGCCCCCCGACGCCCTGCCCCGAGGCGGCTTTTTTAAAGACTTAAGTTTTATCGCCTTTAACAGCCCCTATTTTTTCGGCGTCTTGCTTGGCTTTTTTATCGGTATGGAAATCCCGTTAATCGCCCGCATCCGGGAAGAGATTCATCAAAAACACCTGAAAAATAATCTCGGTACCATCTACGGCGCCGACTATATCGGTGCCGGTATAGGCGCCGCCATCTGGGTCATCTTTTTACTGTCGATAGATATCAGCGAAGCGGCTGCGTTAACCGCCGCCTTAAACGTGCTCGCCGGCGGCTGCTTTATTATGCGCTACTGGCAAAAACTCAATTGGCGTAAAACCCTGGTGGCTTTGCACCTGGCCTTAGTGGTGATGCTCGCGGTAATTTACCAGCACGGAAACAGTTGGCTTAACCAGATGAATAACCTGCTTTACCTTGATCAGGTGGTGTACAGTGAAAAGACCCGCTACCAGCAGCTGACCTTTACCCAGCGCCATATGGGGCTGGAGCAGGGGGATATCATCAATTTTTACCTCAACGGCCGTTTGCAATTTTCCTCGTCAGATGAATTTATTTATCACGGCTACCTGGTGACCCCGGTATTGGCCGCTTCTGCCCGCCAGGAGAATATCCTGATCATCGGCGGCGGTGACGGTTTGGCGTTGCGCGATATCCTGAAATGGTCCCCCGAAAATGTCACCCTGCTGGACCTGGACAGTCAGTTGCTCGAACTCTTTAAACAGCCGCAGCAACACTTGCCAAAAGCCTTGGCGCAAAAAGTCGCTAACTTAAATGAATTAAGCCTGCAAGACCCCAGGGTAGAAATCATCCAGAGCGATGCCTTTATCGCCATAGATAACTTGTTGTCCCAGGGTAAGGTTTATGATGCCATTATCGTCGATTTGCCCGACCCCAGCCACCCGGATTTAAACAAGCTCTATTCGGTGAATTTTTATGCCAGGTTAAAACAACTGCTCGCCGGTGACGGTATTATCGGCATACAGTCAACCAGTCCTTATCATGCGAAAAAATCCTTTATTTCTATCGGCAAAACCCTGTCAGCGGCACACTTTCCCCAAGTGCAGCAATACCATGACAATGTTCCAAGCTTTGGCGAGTGGGGCTGGACCATAGCCGCTAAAATGGGGGCAAGTCCCCTGGCCAGGCTGGAGCAGCAGGATCAGCTCACCGTGCCCCACCACTGGTTAAGCCTTGCTATGATTAAAAGCGCCTTTGTTTTTCCCAAAGATTTTTACTTGGAAAGTGAACAAGTTGACGTAAACTATCTCGGTAGCCATACCTTGTACCAGTTGCATCAGAATGCCTGGCGCGACCAACAGGGGTTAAACGAGGCCCATTTGCAGAAATAA
- a CDS encoding capsule assembly Wzi family protein, giving the protein MKLFCALFACASLSSFVQAAPWVEADNIYLRADIQLLSDHDVIKAPINRYPLMWADIAADLDKVDFNILDKNLDRSYQRVVFHLNQAKKSSQPASIKVAAATDRPKFKHFGDTQSEKTEITSKKTFVGSNFAAHLEIHKVSNAIDDKSFRLDGSYLAYKLGNWNVIGGAVPMWWGPGWDTALLMSTNARPIPGISLNRQQAVPFDTPWLSWLGPWSFTTFIGQMEDRGRAIPNTRLWSSRLSLKPFSSLELGLSRSTMWGGDDRGNGFSDFWDIVIPNESDNKINNEIDVNDLGSVDLRWNTSVLGQNVGVYYEMGFEDYGISSVAPSKRSHLGGIDADFFLGDNLYSVYFEASDTYHAECACVYEHDIYRTGYRYRGKDIGSTYGSNASSITLGVIAQPENDNYWQASVAMIELNKNNEDKVIADENLSHQEILELRGGYRFTWAKSRWEVGALARKTEINNKTENDFEASLSWEYKF; this is encoded by the coding sequence ATGAAACTCTTTTGCGCCCTTTTTGCATGCGCTTCCCTTAGCTCTTTTGTTCAGGCCGCCCCCTGGGTTGAAGCCGATAATATTTACCTGCGCGCCGATATCCAACTGTTATCCGATCACGATGTGATCAAAGCCCCCATCAACCGTTACCCCCTGATGTGGGCCGATATTGCCGCCGATCTGGATAAAGTCGATTTCAACATCTTAGATAAAAATTTAGACCGCAGTTATCAGCGTGTGGTCTTCCATTTAAACCAGGCAAAGAAATCCAGCCAACCGGCTTCGATTAAAGTGGCTGCTGCCACTGACAGACCTAAATTCAAACACTTTGGCGACACTCAGAGTGAAAAAACCGAAATCACCAGCAAAAAAACCTTTGTCGGCAGTAACTTTGCCGCCCACCTGGAAATACACAAGGTCAGCAACGCCATAGACGATAAAAGTTTCCGGCTCGACGGCTCCTATCTCGCCTATAAACTGGGCAACTGGAATGTTATCGGCGGCGCCGTCCCTATGTGGTGGGGCCCGGGCTGGGACACGGCTTTGTTAATGTCGACCAATGCCCGGCCAATCCCCGGCATCAGCCTTAACCGCCAACAGGCAGTGCCATTTGATACTCCCTGGTTAAGCTGGCTCGGCCCCTGGAGCTTCACCACCTTTATCGGGCAAATGGAAGATCGCGGCCGTGCTATCCCCAACACCCGGCTCTGGAGCAGCCGGTTAAGCCTTAAGCCTTTTTCTTCGCTTGAATTGGGACTTTCCCGCTCCACCATGTGGGGGGGAGACGACCGGGGCAATGGCTTCTCGGATTTCTGGGATATCGTAATACCGAATGAGTCGGATAATAAGATCAATAACGAAATCGACGTTAACGATCTGGGCTCGGTCGATTTAAGGTGGAATACCAGTGTCCTGGGGCAAAACGTCGGCGTTTATTACGAGATGGGATTTGAAGACTATGGTATCAGCTCGGTAGCACCGTCCAAGCGCAGCCATCTTGGCGGAATTGACGCCGACTTCTTTTTAGGCGACAACCTCTACAGCGTCTATTTCGAAGCTTCGGATACCTATCATGCCGAATGTGCTTGTGTCTATGAACACGATATTTACCGCACAGGTTACCGCTACCGCGGCAAGGATATCGGCAGCACCTACGGCAGCAATGCCAGCAGCATCACCTTAGGGGTGATCGCCCAACCGGAAAACGACAACTACTGGCAAGCCAGTGTGGCGATGATAGAGCTGAATAAAAACAATGAAGACAAAGTCATTGCAGACGAGAATCTCAGCCACCAGGAAATTCTGGAACTGCGCGGCGGTTACCGCTTTACCTGGGCGAAAAGCCGCTGGGAAGTGGGCGCCCTGGCACGTAAAACAGAAATCAACAACAAAACCGAAAATGATTTTGAAGCTTCCCTGAGCTGGGAATATAAGTTCTAA
- a CDS encoding YjfI family protein has product MNIHKIADYLNTLADDSDTGMVFDCQPISGEVDVLQITVTGREELPIFVSVTDDQILCITYLWGVEEVKPDALHDMHESMLEMNIPMPLSAFSKIGDKYVTFGALSINSTFEDIEHELAVLSNNAIEVIDDMSEYLI; this is encoded by the coding sequence ATGAACATTCATAAAATAGCCGACTACCTGAACACCTTAGCTGATGACTCAGACACAGGTATGGTTTTTGACTGTCAGCCGATATCCGGTGAAGTCGATGTTTTACAGATCACAGTAACAGGCCGTGAAGAACTGCCGATTTTTGTTTCCGTTACCGACGATCAAATATTATGTATCACCTACCTATGGGGAGTTGAAGAAGTAAAACCGGATGCCCTGCATGACATGCATGAAAGCATGCTGGAAATGAACATCCCTATGCCGTTATCCGCCTTTTCTAAAATCGGCGATAAATACGTAACTTTCGGTGCCTTGTCAATTAATTCAACCTTTGAAGACATTGAGCACGAACTGGCGGTATTGAGTAACAATGCCATCGAAGTTATCGATGACATGAGTGAATATTTAATTTAA
- a CDS encoding inorganic triphosphatase, with protein sequence MSMNKASETEIELKFLLGQVIEVKAVTELLHTQNFSFEQSAGKLKNSYFDTPALDLARNDIGVRIRSGENLHEQTVKTAGRVLSALHQRPEYNLALDSEETLPKLQLFPAAIWPDGVDIVQIQQALTVIFTTGFYRTTWKITDKHGVVIELVLDSGTIESQGRQAAIAEFELELLSGKGAPAMEMLFELANLLLGSFKLRPGVKSKAARGYALSLGAPQSKPETFSRQGLSASALADRESFYAHLDSALKQLQLGVEYCLSSTSPKRLAAVSEPLLFLEQIFRLAPESLVVANGELATSVKLVVGLYSALELQLERAGCDGKTGAGYNSLLQEFCYEQAFNRLQLALLKVLIDRELLPDGT encoded by the coding sequence ATGAGCATGAATAAAGCAAGTGAAACCGAGATTGAGCTTAAATTTTTGCTTGGGCAAGTGATTGAGGTAAAAGCGGTAACTGAACTTTTGCACACGCAAAACTTCAGTTTTGAGCAAAGTGCCGGCAAGCTTAAAAATAGTTATTTTGATACCCCGGCCCTTGATTTGGCGCGAAATGATATCGGAGTTAGGATCCGCAGCGGTGAAAACCTGCACGAACAAACCGTAAAGACCGCCGGGCGGGTGTTGTCCGCGCTGCATCAAAGACCCGAGTATAATCTTGCTTTGGACAGTGAGGAAACCTTGCCGAAATTGCAGCTGTTTCCGGCAGCAATCTGGCCGGATGGTGTAGACATAGTACAAATACAGCAAGCGCTGACGGTTATTTTCACCACTGGCTTTTATCGCACCACCTGGAAAATTACGGACAAGCACGGCGTCGTTATCGAACTGGTCCTAGATTCGGGCACCATCGAAAGTCAAGGCCGGCAAGCAGCTATCGCCGAATTTGAGCTGGAATTGCTTTCGGGCAAAGGTGCTCCGGCGATGGAGATGCTTTTTGAGCTTGCTAACTTATTGCTGGGCTCTTTTAAACTCCGTCCCGGGGTAAAAAGCAAAGCGGCACGGGGATATGCTTTATCGCTGGGAGCGCCCCAGAGCAAGCCGGAAACTTTTTCCCGTCAAGGTTTGTCAGCTTCGGCTTTAGCAGACAGGGAAAGTTTTTATGCCCACTTGGACTCTGCTCTGAAGCAATTACAGCTCGGGGTTGAGTATTGCCTTTCATCGACCAGTCCGAAAAGGCTGGCTGCTGTGAGTGAACCCTTACTTTTTCTTGAGCAGATTTTCCGTTTGGCCCCAGAAAGTCTTGTTGTTGCCAATGGGGAGTTGGCAACATCGGTTAAACTGGTTGTCGGTTTATATTCGGCTCTTGAGTTGCAGCTTGAACGGGCCGGTTGTGATGGTAAAACCGGTGCTGGTTATAACAGCCTGTTGCAGGAGTTTTGCTATGAACAGGCTTTTAATCGCTTACAGCTAGCCTTGCTGAAGGTGTTGATAGACAGGGAGCTTCTGCCTGACGGGACTTGA
- the leuB gene encoding 3-isopropylmalate dehydrogenase produces MSNIAILAGDGIGPEVMAQAEKVLKTVADKYSFPLNFHHYDVGGCAIDNHGTALPESTIMGCEQSDAILFGSVGGPKWANLPPTEQPERASLLGLRGHFGLFCNMRPAQLQSAMSHLSPLRADISGQGFDILVMRELTGGIYFGEPKGRQHQGTPDETGFDTMIYSRKEITRIAKLAFEAAQKRNNKVISVDKANVLASSQLWREVVNEVAKDYPDVELEHMYVDNAAMQLVRYPDQFDVMLCSNLFGDILSDICAMITGSMGLLPSASLNEQGFGMYEPAGGTAPDIAGKGIANPIAQILSAALLLRYSLNQNEAAATIEQAVAKTLADQVFTRDLLTQETASQAKSTSEMGDYICNIIKDL; encoded by the coding sequence ATGTCCAATATTGCAATTTTAGCCGGTGATGGCATAGGCCCGGAAGTGATGGCACAGGCAGAAAAAGTCCTGAAAACCGTTGCCGATAAATACAGCTTTCCCCTGAATTTTCATCACTATGATGTCGGCGGCTGCGCCATAGACAATCACGGCACCGCCCTGCCCGAGTCCACTATTATGGGCTGCGAACAATCAGATGCTATCTTGTTCGGCTCGGTCGGCGGCCCTAAATGGGCCAACCTGCCGCCAACGGAGCAACCGGAGCGCGCCTCTTTATTAGGTCTGCGCGGCCATTTTGGTTTGTTCTGCAATATGCGCCCGGCGCAATTGCAAAGCGCCATGTCCCATTTGTCGCCGTTAAGAGCCGATATCTCAGGGCAAGGTTTTGATATCCTGGTCATGCGCGAGCTAACCGGCGGCATCTATTTCGGCGAGCCCAAGGGACGCCAGCACCAGGGCACACCGGATGAAACCGGTTTTGATACTATGATCTACAGCCGTAAAGAAATCACCCGTATCGCCAAACTGGCGTTTGAAGCGGCGCAAAAACGCAACAACAAGGTTATTTCCGTAGATAAAGCCAATGTACTGGCCAGCTCGCAATTATGGCGTGAAGTGGTTAATGAGGTGGCAAAAGATTACCCGGACGTCGAGCTTGAGCATATGTATGTCGACAACGCCGCAATGCAGCTGGTGCGTTACCCGGATCAGTTTGATGTTATGTTATGCTCGAACTTATTTGGCGATATTTTATCTGATATCTGCGCCATGATCACCGGCTCCATGGGTTTGTTACCGTCCGCCAGCTTGAACGAGCAAGGCTTTGGTATGTATGAACCCGCCGGCGGTACCGCCCCGGATATCGCCGGTAAAGGCATCGCCAACCCGATAGCCCAGATTTTATCGGCGGCATTGTTGCTGCGTTACAGCTTAAACCAAAACGAGGCGGCAGCAACCATAGAGCAAGCAGTCGCTAAAACCCTGGCAGACCAGGTGTTTACCCGAGATCTGTTAACACAGGAAACCGCTTCCCAAGCCAAATCGACCTCAGAAATGGGCGATTATATCTGTAACATCATCAAGGATTTATAA